ataataactaaagaagaccattcaaaaactttgagtTACAATGTAGGTCTATTTCAAGGTTGTTGTTTATCAATtgtgtttaatattgtaattaacatcttagtagataaatgaATCAGCAAcaagaaaaaatgggggtatcggttcaagtttaataataaatacacaaaaacccttttagccttcgctgacgatctcgcaaaactgacacgtaaccccaaatactgtcaagtactattgaatgatttgtataaattctgtgagtgggCGGATAGATTGAGGACAAagacaaataaatgtcactgtctatCTGTTAGGCGGTCAAGGCGGTTATTCAGGGATCGAAATAATTTTGGTATGAaactaaaaaggccatcggagctctataaacacctaagagtttccaagagacataTTCTGgagaaatcccaggatgacatCGTTACATCGCTTCCAAAAGACAGATGCTCTAGAGCTAGAAtcttcaattccataaacagtttatgatagggtcacaaagtaacagagtacgctaggatcaagtaggaaggccgAAAGTACGaaaatattgaagtcttttacgCCAGACGAGaatgctaaatataagatcaatgcaatgagtttagacATGCAGAGCGAGTAGTTAGACACAGCAGATTTTCGcgtcccattagcactaaaatggcgcaccttaattcaggattggtcgccagcattacTAAAATTGTATCTCAATGtgttccaaatgactctcccagatcaaagtAATGTAGTAGaaggggtaaaggtaccgaaaaaatactactactactatatGTATACTGTGGAAAGGCAgctggaactgctaagcatttgctggtgggatgtgaCGTACTCTTGAATAGCGGTCAATTATCTCCTCGTCCCGATAGGGTTctttctggaaatcatacgtgaagcggtttgCCTTTTGGTAGCCAGAGCACAAAGGAAAATAACCATAAACGACCGATCAATTGGTTTTGTAAGAGAAGggactagggctataaaatcaaatgtcaagccttactctattcTTAACGCGGCTCCGGATTAGTTATAATGATGGATATATATtgtcatatgtatataacaatacaaaatctcagagaatatttgtgcgtcggcctccagaccagatatatttatgtattcgcgaattttaaagggCGTAGTGTTACTAGAGCTTACAACTGTAAGCTGTAAGGAACTCCTTGGGAAAGCAACATCCCcaaaagaccatgccatcaaagTCAATAAGTAtaacgagctcactaacgaactcactaggaataggttcgtcgtagaTTTGTACgtggtagaagtgggagcgagaggtatagcagctaaatctctctacagtCTACCataagacttgggcctgtccagaaccaacatcaatatgttttagaaggtacttcgaaggcagtcctagtaggttcgttttaaatttggttaggtaagAAGGAGAGCTTGGACGGTAGAGGTGCGCACATAACGCCCGTTAGGTAGGAGCCACTTAAACCTATACCGAGGTCGTAAGTCCGTGGCACTATTGAAGCtcttctccctgcaacgagatggacccggcacccgctcggtgaatccattgaacgCTAAGAAGATTCGTCTGTCTTATCCCTTTTAAAACTCTtccctttttattattttggttcccaacaaaaaataattttaatgagatctaagactttcgcgaattttattcaatttaaatgaaattaatatttttcggatatacaacgcgtgctttatttttttgctaaaacTATCGTCGTTCGTGTGTagtttcaacaaaaaataaatcactcgtagtatatacgaaaaaatattagtttcatttaaataaacaataattttactgcTCGGCGgagctatataataaatcaaaacacaaactcattaaatttaagaacatttattgtttattgtttggGTAAGGAAAACCTGAGTTTGGCCTTATCACATGTGACCtagattttataacaatctGATTCATGGTTTCAGAATACACTgaggataaataaataaacatgagtgtttttttttgtttcgaaGAAAAAAAGAGATTTGGTCATACAAtatgttttgattattattttactcgaATAAAGCTTAATTCAAGATCTGTTGCAACCATGACTGGTAGGCGCTGACTCTCGCGAACATGTCCGGAGCTCCACGAGCACACGGCAGACCCCAGGATACTATACCGATCTGCTTATTGTTTCTGAGATCCACGAGAGCACTACCGGAGTCACCCTAGAATATACAATGATATAGAGATTAAGTGCCTTATATTAAAGAACATAATATGTTGTGAAAATGAGGGAATATTCAGGTTACTTCTTTAATTATAGTTTGAAAACTTGTAAAATACGATTGTGACAAATGTATAATACAATTGGTAAAGTTTTCTCGAAAGTGATTCTGCAATGATTGCATAGTAGGTAATTGAGGGTACTTCTAAGAAGCTGTATGTTAGCTTACTTCAAAAAATCTCCTATACtttatgtttcattttattacatacattataaatttatatatcgaaTTCTTACATGACACATGCCGCTATTGGCTCCAAGGTACGTGCAGACTTCGACCTCAGGATCTACAGGTGGTGTATTGGGCCTGTTAAGCTCCTGACCTCTCCGAGCTACATCTTTTACGCATTGTTCGCCATCAACAGTGATTGGACGAAGTTCCCTCAATACTGAAGACGCTGGTCCGCCCACCTGAAAGTTGCATACAATATAGAAAACTGAAATTATAATGGAAGGCAATTCAGTTGATTTAATCTCTAATGTTCCATAATATAATTCTGAAAACTGGATCTGTAACATTCTTAAACCTTTTAGGGTTTAAACGCCTTTACAGCAAGtttcgtttaatttataaattaatttaatctatagATTCTTtgcctttaaatattttacattttataattatgcaaACTCAAAGTTTATAATTCCAACTTACTACGGTCCTTCCCCAGCCGTTGACTATGGTAGGAACATCTCCTCCGACGAAATCGAAACTTAATGCAACTGGCTTTACATTGTTACCAAAAACTACAGGAGAGGAGGTTATCAAATATCCAATATCATTTttgatcaaattattattgtaatcagGATGGATAGCACCTTGCGAAAAGGAGTAATCAGACCCACCAAAAGATTGGGAGACGCTGCCGATCTTACCCCGAACAGAGCTGGAATGAAGTAAAACaagttagatttaaattattattattattttgaggGCACAATTACTAAGCATTTCTTTAATTGTAATACCTCGTCACAGAGCCACCACTCAAGACGCTCCTGATGCAGTGAGCAGCAGTTAGGACATGCTTGTCACTGATCAAAGAGGCTCCACAGAAGAAACTCCTTACCATGACACCACTGCTCAAAGCCACCATGTGAGGGACGATTGGGGAAGCAACTCCGCCAATTATTAAAGGATTCACGATggtattttcaaagaaaatagaaTTGTCTTGTTCCTCATTTAAGGGCAAAgctggaaataaaattaagttatgttAGTAGAGCTTTAAGTTGGACGTTTTCTTGATCGGGGACAAAGTAACTTGTGACTATTATCTCTGTgtcattaattcataataggttatattataatgcacGACGTAACGACGGAGCGGTAACAAAGTAAGCGATCTTTATCTTTGAAttccaattattttgttatgaagTTTTGAACTGATGTCGACGATTCTGGGAAGATTATTTGAAgcctgaaatattttaacagtattgaattatattttgtcattttaattttataagggaTATGAATTcagaacacaaaaaaataagcagGAATTACGAATCCTAGAAAGGGAGTCTTTTTCTAACAAAAGTGTTTCATTgaatactaattatatttttacatgacattatcatattttatacgttttgGTCGTGTTTTTTGTAGCGCTtaacaatcaaattataaaataaattaaattcattcctgtgttacaatttatttcgaataaacattaaattacatcACAGATAAACAGTTTGTATAAgacattgatattttaatcctATAGGGCTGATGTTTGAAGATTGGAATGgtacaagatattttttaccgacttcaaaaaggaGGAGGTTTCTCAATTCGAcggtataaatgtttttttttaatgtttgttcgCGGATAACTTCgttgtttaaaaatcaattttgatGATTGTTTATTCATGATTTTTGATGATTGTTGTTTCATGATAAGGCAATCAGTAAATGCTATAACATTGCTACAATGcgtattgaattataaaagaatactggtatttacataacaaatgaaaatactcaaaatggaatttatatattaaaagaaatgagcaataaatacatatgatacAAAAATCACTTGCACCAGACAATATAAGTAATACGAATATTTAACCTAACCTTgcgtaataaaacaaattttacgaAAACCTGAAAAAATAACGTTATAGCGAGAACGAAAATTGCGCATGTAGACAGAGCCGACAACAACGTCTACCCTCACGCGTCTGCCCTCGTTCGGGTCGCTCATTCAAGCCCGCCTCCCTTCCCGCACCGCGCACGTGCATGCGTGCCGACGCAGGGAAGGGAGGCGTAGTTGTGCCAGTGCGTGGTCGCCGAGTACTGGTGATCACCACAGAACAGATATTTCGTGACAATTACTTACTAGTATTTTCGTCAGttgttataaagatttataatagATATCTAATATGTTTAcacagttattattttactcgGCACCgacttcaaatttataaaataattattttatattatcttctaTTTAGCTAAATGAAAAAACGTATTACGTTGTacgaagtaaataaattttttgccTTTTAGTTCACTTTTTTTAGTcggtttattttttcttaaaaattattttgcatatgAAAGGTcctatatatgttaaatagaatgtattattaaataaatatgcgttttcaaaaaaattataggttCGGATGctgttaagttttattttattttattttattttcctaaaaCATGTACATTACGGGATATTACCTATTTTAtccacttttaaattttacgaaCTTTTTTGGAAGCTAGTAAAAAGGATATCGGGTCATAAAATATGAGACACCAGCAAAACTAACagcatgtatttaaaattaaaggagGTTTATGTTATTGTTCTTCTTACCCAAGCTTCCAACTAGAAGCGTCATTAACAAAATTCCCGCCTTGAACACCATCTTGACGAACAACTACAagtctacaaaaaaaaaaagttctacctttatataaatagttcggaaattgataaattaatacagaTAAGGCATTTAAAAGAGATTATCGTTTTAATACGATAGGTTTATTATTGATaggtttttgttaattataggtttagtaaaataataaaaacaggtTTTAAAATAGGCACGTGTTCATCATTaggtgtataaaaaattattcctttcttaatttattttttatgttggatatttttttgtgaaatacaACATTGTTGCAGTTTCTTAGGACACATTCATAAATAGTTATGGTTTAATCCCGAGTTAAATGTTGCTAACAATGAACCTAGATTGATTATTTGTACAATTAACTTTAAGAGATTTGTTGAACTTATTACACATTAATGGCGGTAAAAACCCGAGACGTACCCACAATGGTATTGAggtcaaaacttttatttttattttcttatcggTTATAGATAAATGACACGTGAATATTACCGATTAATtagaagttttttaattacaattttattacatttcagtataattttgaaatttaattttaataatgttgccATATGAACACATAACTACCACTAAGGCTAATCAGATGCAAtgagacaaaataaatattatatatatacttggcTCTTGTATATATAGGTGAAAtccgtgtttttttttagagaaaacgtgaaataaagaattattggTATCTGTCTGATATCTACTGTTTATAGTTCTAATGtccacatatattttaacgagATAAAATCGATCATtgcagaataatattaataaagacaaaGTATTGTAATGATAACTATATCAATTACGAAATACTTTATGCAAAGCGCTTACGTTTTTTGCTGTTTTGTTTCCTGCGATTGATGTTGTAACTTggtcttaattaaattaaaaataatgacttaCCCTGAACGAGGGTAGttgtaattttcaatttatctctatctaactttaaaattttattctatctttataaaattgtatattttattgttttcacaaaaagttataagggaaatatcatgtttttttgttatcattttgTATTAGAATGATTGATTAACGATAtttagttttgatatttactCACTACTGATTAAATTCCTATTATCATCTACacgtattacaatatttacggacgatttatatttattcttacaatGATCGATATGCCTAATTGTTTTGCCTTACTTTTAGTGGCGTCGTCTCAGTATATACAGAGCGTTAGCgtctttcattcataaatcttaattatagtACTGACGTAGTGTATTGTATGAGAAACGTGGAACGTATCGTATGAAGTTTAATGTTGCAAACTTGTACTAAGCTTTCTCCCAATTGTTTTATGATTCTGCTTTAGGATAAAAAAtgctttcattttaatgttttgtttaatacatttaaatttcatatgttatcaattttttattctaaattttgttatatttagaatatttacggcttacaaaaacataaatttcgCATAAGGTGTCCCTGTCCCTTAAAAATACCCGGATAAAGTCCGAACGCCTTATTTAAGCCATAAGAcggatatttgattttatattatcagagTAATCCACTGTTGTTATCTCAGATATACTTAATGAGTATATCATTCAAATAATCTTCTGGTCCCATGCATATAATGCATGGCTATTTTTTGTTACTGCATGTTATGATCAAGTGTTCAGGTGGCTCCTCCACAAACAAGGTCGGCAACACATCTATACGCAACACCTCCCATCAGGTAAATCGTCCGCCCGTTTGCCTTTGggtcatataatatatatatatatatatatgtcggagcgtcagaattaattataatttattttccattttattttacaaattattacgaattagcTGGCAACGTCAAGCAGTTAGCTTGAGTGAGGTCACCCCGGTGTCGGTTTTGACGTTGGACAACTGACAGAGAAAAAAGGG
The window above is part of the Danaus plexippus chromosome 7, MEX_DaPlex, whole genome shotgun sequence genome. Proteins encoded here:
- the LOC116770559 gene encoding chymotrypsin-1-like — encoded protein: MVFKAGILLMTLLVGSLALPLNEEQDNSIFFENTIVNPLIIGGVASPIVPHMVALSSGVMVRSFFCGASLISDKHVLTAAHCIRSVLSGGSVTSSVRGKIGSVSQSFGGSDYSFSQGAIHPDYNNNLIKNDIGYLITSSPVVFGNNVKPVALSFDFVGGDVPTIVNGWGRTVVGGPASSVLRELRPITVDGEQCVKDVARRGQELNRPNTPPVDPEVEVCTYLGANSGMCHGDSGSALVDLRNNKQIGIVSWGLPCARGAPDMFARVSAYQSWLQQILN